The genomic region AATAAATCGAGGAAGTCTCCGGCAACGGTAGCGGCTTCTATACTGGTTTTTTCTCCTTTGTTAACTAACCATCCGTCAAAGGGCAATGAAAATGAGCCTTGTAATGAGTTTACCCCTGCATGGAGGGCTTGAACATCATCTATTAAAATTACGTTTTCGGCTTCTTCTAAGTTATAGGTTTGGCTGGGTTGTTGCCCTCGAAAAACATGAAAAAAATTGGGACTGATGCTGACTTTTGCTCCAATACTAGCGTTACCTGTGGGTTGAGCGTTCATTCTTTTGGCGGTGACGCTACTATGGAGAAAGTTGGTTAATACTCCTTCAACAATAAGAGGAAGGTTTTGGGTGGGAGTGCCTTCGCCGTCAAAGGTTTCACCACTAATATTGCCGGGGTGTAGGGCGTTATCGGATACGGATAGGAGTGGGGAAGCTATTTTTTCTCCGAGGGATTCGGGGGTAGAAAGGCTTTGTTTATCGAGGATACTTTGGGCGTTGTAAAGGTTGCTGAATGCTCCTAATAGACTTAGGAAGGCTTCGGGGGAAAAAACTACGGTGTATTTTCCTGATTTGATGGGTTGGTAGTCTAGGTGGCTGATGGTTTTGGTAACGGTTTCTTGGAAACAGCCGTCAATATCTAGTTTGGGTAGGCTAGGGGCTATTTTGTAAGCGCCTCCGCTACGGGGTTTTCTGTTTTCCTGTTCGGTGGTGGTGTATAAATAGATTGTGGCATAGGTGCGGTTTTCTTCTCGTAAAGCACCTTCGCTATTGAGGTAGAATCGTTCTATTTCTTGTTCTGAGATTCCATTATAGGGTACAGAGGCGATCGCACTGTGGGCGTTTAGTAAATCACTTTCTACTTTTAATAATTTCTCAATTAATTCGGCGGGGGGAGTTTGAGTGCCTAATTCTACTTTGACTTGCGGTAAGGGAGATTTGGCTTTTTCGCTAAAATCGGGGATATTTTCCTTTACGCCAAAATTACTGGCTTCGTAAGCGGTTTTGAGGGCGGCTTCAATGCCTTTGGCATCCACATCGGTGGTAGATGTCACCCCAATTTGATTATTATCATTCCAAACTCGCACAATGACACTGGATTTTTGGGAGGCTTTTACCTGTTTTGGTTCGCCCTGAAATACTTGTACGCTGGTTTGTTCCACCGTCAAGCCATAAATGTCATATTTTTTGATATTTAACTTCTCTGCTTTTTCTTTGGTGTTAAGGGCGATCGTTTGTACTTTTGACATATATTATAAAATGATTGCTATTTGTAATCAAAAACAGTATTAGGAGTCTGAAAATATTGTGTTCAGCCATATACAAATATAGCCAAAACTTAAGTTAGTCATTATTGAAACATTATTGTTTTAAAGGAAATAAAGCAAACTCATTTCTGATCTTATCAGTTAGCTTACGTCTATTTAACCAATTAAACTTTAATATATCCTCATTACCCGACATATTTTCTCCCCCTCCAAGGGTGTAGATTGCTCCAATATATGGTAGGGGCTTTAAAGGAAAATTTTGAGCCTTCATCTTATCCGGAATTTTTTGATGGTCAAGATAAAATTTATAGTATCCATATCCCCTATTATATTCAGGGTGATTAGGAATATCTAAAATATCATATTTGAGAATATTTGCAGTTCCTGAAAGAGTATAAAATCTAGTTCTTTTTATGTATATATAAGGTTTTCCTTCTAAATATTTATAGCCATTAGAAAAATACCAACCATTGCAAAAAGGATTTTCTTCCACTAAGGTTGCCAATTTTGAACTTACACAATCATCCGCATCAACTAACATTATATGGGTAGGGTTAAATTTTTTAGCTTCGACCAATCCTCGTAAAACTTTTCTACCTTTATCTGTTAATCCTTTAACTATTTTATTTGGATGTTCAGGAATATCATAAGTTACTTGTATATATTGCACCGCAGAATTAGAAAATTGAATTATTGGTTTCTCATGACAGACAACTAAAACTTTAAATTGAGAAGATGTTTGATTACAAATCGATTTTAAAGTTCTTTCTAATAATTGGCTCACCTTATACCATGATTTAGATACTTTCGCGCTCTTAAGAGGAACAATAAAAACTAACATATATTTTCTAAAATATAGAGGATAGTTAACAATCGTAACTCATATAAAGACTCTTGCTTAATTAATTATTTTTTTTTGCTCATATACTATTTATTATCTAAGATATATGATGAGTTTGTAAATTAAATAAACTGAAAGCAATGAATAATTCATTATTTTATATGGCAATTTAAATATTATGAAAAAGATAAAAATTTTATATATAGCTGGATGGGGGCGCAGTGGAAGCACCCTTTTAGGAAGAACATTAGGACAGATAAAACCTTTTTTTCACGGTGGAGAATTAAGAACAATTTGGAAGGATGGGTTACGAAAAAACAGTAAGTGTGGTTGTGGAAAACCTTTAAAACAATGTGAAGTATGGAGAAAAATTTTTGCCGAAAAAATAGGCGATATTAACTCGGTTAGTGATAAAGAAATGACTAAATTAAGAGAAAAAGTTGAGCCAAAAAATAAAGAATTAGTTTTATCTCATATTTTTCCTTCACAGAATAAAAATTCATCAGAGTTTCAACGGTACATACAAATTATTCACAATTTATATCAAGGCATTGCAATGGTAAATGATGCCGAATTGATTGTAGATGATTCATTGCATCCTGGTTATGCTTCGATATTAAATTTTACAGATAATGTTGAACTATATATGTTACACTTAGTTCGAGATCCTCGTGGTTGCGCTTATTCTTGGTTAAAACCATCACAGTATCTGGGAAATTACAACATTGTTGATAATGCTTTGGGTTGGAATTTAAGAAATATTGCTACGGAATTATTAGGTAGTCAAAATAAACAAAAATATATGCGGGTTTTTTATGAAGATTTTATTAAAAATCCTCGGCAAACAGTGCAAAAAATAGTGGATTTTGTGGGTTTTCCTGATGTGGATTTACCTTTTGTGGCTGATGATGAGGTAGATTTAGGTATTACCCATAGTGTGTTTGGTAATCCGAATCGTATGAAAACAGGGGTTGTCAAGTTAAAGTTGGATGAACAGTGGAAAACGAATTTATCTCGGCAAGATTATTTGAAGGTTACGGGGTTATGTCTTCCTATGATGTTGAGATATGGTTATCCAAAGAAATAAATAAGTAATTAGTCTTAGAATGAAGATAGTTTAATAGATTATGGGTGATGGTATGGAGATGAATGAGTTGGTGACATGGTTAAAAGAGCGCACCGCTATGAGTATTTTACCTGATGAGGTGTTAAAGACGATCGCCCCTAACCTTACTTTAACTTCTTGGGCAAAAAATGAAACCATTACCGAAGTCAACCAACCCATTAAAAATGTATATATCTTAGAAGAAGGGCAGGTAAAAATTGAGGGTACAAAGCAAACCTCCTGTGTCCTAGCTGGAAGCCTGATAAACCTAAGAGAGTTGATTTTGGAACAATCTGCCCAAAATAGTGTTACCACCATCACCAAGGCGAAATTATGGGCAATTCCTGCGGAAAAATTTACCCAGTTGATCCAGCAATACCCCGCCATCAGTCAGGCTTTTTCCCAACAACTAGCCCAAGAAATCGCCAATCTTTCTTCCCAATTAGATTTTGAGCAGGAAAGAAGAGAAGTATTACGCCCCTATCTGGTAAACAAAGCAAAAAGGGGAATTATCGGCAGAAGTCGGTATGCAGTCAGACTACGGCAAAATGTGAAAAATGCGTCAAAAGATCGTGAATCGGTGTTAGTTTTTGGGGAGCAGGGATTGGAGAAAGACAACCTTTCGGCTCTAATTCACTATGGTTCGGGCGATCGCCGTGAGCCTGTGGTTAAGGTGGATTGTGCCAAACTTCAAGCTAGTGGGGCAGAAATTTTTGGACGGGCAGGGGGTAAACCTGGTTTAATTGAGGCGGTAGGGGAAGGCACTCTGATTTTTAACAATATTCAAGATTTACCCTCAGAATTGTTACCCCGTATTGTACAACTATTGAAATCGAAAACCTATACTCCCATTACTAGAGGGCAAACCATTTTTAAGAGTGAAAAAGAATGTCAAGCCCGTTTAGTCTTTATCAGTGAAAAAGTCATTCCCGAAATTAGAAAACTTGTTACCCATGATATAAAAGTTCCTCCCTTGCGGGTGAGAAAGAGCGATATTGAAGATCAAGTGAACTACTACATCAGTTTAATTTGTCGCAACAAAAAAATTAATAAACCTCAAATTACCCTTGAAGCCCTAAGACGTTTACAAAGTTACGATTTTCCTAACAACCTACGGGAGTTACAAAACCTTATTGAAAGGGCGATCGTCCAAATAGCAGGAACAAATGAACTAACTGAGGAAATTATTTGGCCATCCCAAAGCAAAAAACGTCAGTTTCGTTTTAATCTTTTAACAGCTTATCCTAATTTTCGTCATTTTCTCCGTAGCCCATGGTGGCCAGATCGAATTAATTATGGCTTTACTTTAACAGTATTTGCTTTAGTGGTAATCATTCTCTTCATAGGGCCACAGACAAGGGATCAAAACTTTGCCCTTAACTTATTTTGGGCTTGGTGGTGGCCTTTAATTTTAGTGGCTTTTCCTTTTGTGGGTCGTTTGTGGTGTTCTGTATGTCCATTCATGATTTATGGAGAAGTTACTCAAAAATTGACTCAGATTTTATTCCCCAATTATCAATTGAAAAAGTGGCCTCGGAAAACAGCGGAAACATGGGGCGGTTGGTTTTTATTTACAGGTTTTGCCCTGATTTTGTTATGGGAGGAGTTATGGGATTTACCCAACACTGCTTATCTTTCTTCCTGTTTACTATTGTTAATTACGGCAGGGGCGATGATTTGTTCGGCCATATTTGAAAGACGTTTTTGGTGTCGTTAT from Cyanobacterium stanieri LEGE 03274 harbors:
- a CDS encoding TldD/PmbA family protein, translating into MSKVQTIALNTKEKAEKLNIKKYDIYGLTVEQTSVQVFQGEPKQVKASQKSSVIVRVWNDNNQIGVTSTTDVDAKGIEAALKTAYEASNFGVKENIPDFSEKAKSPLPQVKVELGTQTPPAELIEKLLKVESDLLNAHSAIASVPYNGISEQEIERFYLNSEGALREENRTYATIYLYTTTEQENRKPRSGGAYKIAPSLPKLDIDGCFQETVTKTISHLDYQPIKSGKYTVVFSPEAFLSLLGAFSNLYNAQSILDKQSLSTPESLGEKIASPLLSVSDNALHPGNISGETFDGEGTPTQNLPLIVEGVLTNFLHSSVTAKRMNAQPTGNASIGAKVSISPNFFHVFRGQQPSQTYNLEEAENVILIDDVQALHAGVNSLQGSFSLPFDGWLVNKGEKTSIEAATVAGDFLDLLKSIVFVEEKAETTPSGVCPRIWVDSLSITGQ
- a CDS encoding glycosyltransferase family A protein, with amino-acid sequence MLVFIVPLKSAKVSKSWYKVSQLLERTLKSICNQTSSQFKVLVVCHEKPIIQFSNSAVQYIQVTYDIPEHPNKIVKGLTDKGRKVLRGLVEAKKFNPTHIMLVDADDCVSSKLATLVEENPFCNGWYFSNGYKYLEGKPYIYIKRTRFYTLSGTANILKYDILDIPNHPEYNRGYGYYKFYLDHQKIPDKMKAQNFPLKPLPYIGAIYTLGGGENMSGNEDILKFNWLNRRKLTDKIRNEFALFPLKQ
- a CDS encoding sulfotransferase domain-containing protein — encoded protein: MKKIKILYIAGWGRSGSTLLGRTLGQIKPFFHGGELRTIWKDGLRKNSKCGCGKPLKQCEVWRKIFAEKIGDINSVSDKEMTKLREKVEPKNKELVLSHIFPSQNKNSSEFQRYIQIIHNLYQGIAMVNDAELIVDDSLHPGYASILNFTDNVELYMLHLVRDPRGCAYSWLKPSQYLGNYNIVDNALGWNLRNIATELLGSQNKQKYMRVFYEDFIKNPRQTVQKIVDFVGFPDVDLPFVADDEVDLGITHSVFGNPNRMKTGVVKLKLDEQWKTNLSRQDYLKVTGLCLPMMLRYGYPKK
- a CDS encoding sigma 54-interacting transcriptional regulator gives rise to the protein MEMNELVTWLKERTAMSILPDEVLKTIAPNLTLTSWAKNETITEVNQPIKNVYILEEGQVKIEGTKQTSCVLAGSLINLRELILEQSAQNSVTTITKAKLWAIPAEKFTQLIQQYPAISQAFSQQLAQEIANLSSQLDFEQERREVLRPYLVNKAKRGIIGRSRYAVRLRQNVKNASKDRESVLVFGEQGLEKDNLSALIHYGSGDRREPVVKVDCAKLQASGAEIFGRAGGKPGLIEAVGEGTLIFNNIQDLPSELLPRIVQLLKSKTYTPITRGQTIFKSEKECQARLVFISEKVIPEIRKLVTHDIKVPPLRVRKSDIEDQVNYYISLICRNKKINKPQITLEALRRLQSYDFPNNLRELQNLIERAIVQIAGTNELTEEIIWPSQSKKRQFRFNLLTAYPNFRHFLRSPWWPDRINYGFTLTVFALVVIILFIGPQTRDQNFALNLFWAWWWPLILVAFPFVGRLWCSVCPFMIYGEVTQKLTQILFPNYQLKKWPRKTAETWGGWFLFTGFALILLWEELWDLPNTAYLSSCLLLLITAGAMICSAIFERRFWCRYLCPIGGMNGMFAKLAMTELRAQQGTCSAECNTYQCYKGGPEKGEGQETNGCPLYSHPAQMQDNRDCVLCMTCLKACPHRSVTFNLRPPAVELWTTHQPRSYEVALLFLLLNAVFLHLTPQINDYFNLGLDLDNFWIHGLSAIALITIPAIIPLIAHGVILLVCKLNQIQSRSFIELAYGYLPLVLTASLAYYLQMGLGEAGRVLPLFATTFGLDGSNLPIWVAHPAVIEFLQGITIIFGVLLTVILSQKIARQSFKLLLPQHLSSVSLGVAFWLLIV